The genomic interval ACATGATTAAACATTTTGAACCAGGAGTGGAATAAGCTAAAGAAGCTAGTCTCCTGTAAGAGTTTCTTCTTTTATGTAGGTAAAAACCCATTGCCAACTGAATCacaacaaaaacaacaaatgTGCCAGAGGCGGCTCCAACTAGACAAGGAATCCAAATCTTATAAGACTCCTTCTGTGCTTGTGGTGGAGACTTCAATGGGATGATGGGATCAGCAGCTATGGGGTCTGAACAACTCTTAACAAAAGATATCGAACTAAGAGAGGGAACTGAATAACCACTGACATACGGAGTTTTCATCATCCTGCACTTTGCACTTCCATCATTTGTGAAGGTCACAGAAGTACAACTTGAGTCATTGAGGCACATGCTTTTGCACTGGTTTATACTAGTTATGGAGATAGAATCATTGACTGGGTAATATCCATAAAGAAACATGTTGGCTTGCTCAACCATAATGGACCCTGATTTGCAGTCATGCTGAGATGAAAACAAACATTTTGAGTTTGACTGTCCTGTGTGGTGAAATGGGCATGTGCAAACAGGGGAACCAGATGCATTGAATACACAGATGCCTTGCTGATAGCAAGTTGCAAAGACAGTACACTGATTCTCAACAGCTTGCCAGACTGATCTCCATGTTTGTGAAACCTCTACCCATGAGAATATCCGCAAGTTACCGTCCACATCCAGCCGGAGGAACCTAAATCTTACAGTGTCATCATGATCTTCTCCAAACACAGACCAAATAGGTCCCAAATTTGGGGCCACAAGTTGCAGGCTTCCACTAGAAGTCAGAACAGCGGTGAGATTTGAATGAGAAGGTCTTCCGCTGCTCCAATATATGATACTGCTTTCCCACCTTAGCTGTAGCTGACCCGAAACATTCATGTAGAGGGTATATAAACTTGAAACATCATTTTGCCCGGCAGCTCTCAATGTACTAAAAGCATAAAATCTCTGGCCAGGAAGAAGCGTATCTGTTGGATAATCAAAACTTTGCCAAACTATATCTTTCTTCTCATTCAGTAAGACAAGATTACCATCATCACGAAGAAAAGCTGATGCAACAGATAGTTGGCTTGTTTTGCTGGTCCACTGCTCTTGACTCTGCGAGGCATCAAAAAGAACCAATTCTCCATTCTTTTGAAGCTGGAAATAGGAGTTGTTACTAACAGAAACATCACCTCCGGCAACCCAAACCACTGTCCGTTTATCAACAGGAATTGACTTCGAATTGAAACGAATGCCAATACCAAACTGGCTTGGCCGATCAGGGTGGTTATAGAATCCAATAGCGAAATCACCATTAGAAGAAACCCATGaattatcttcttctacagATAGTTTTGAACCCAATGTAATTTCTGAAGCTACAACGCCAAAAAGCAAAGACCCGAGAGAGATACATAGCAGGAGAGCAGAACCATAGAGGAATCTCTCCTGTTCAAGCATACTTGCATATGCTTTAGAAAAGCAACAAAAACGAACAAATCAGTACAGTAACCACTGCgggaaaaaaaaaccactAGAAAACTTGGCACTAATTAAGTCATTTAACTGCATTCAGCATATAATTAGCCTAAGATGAAGGATGAAAGTAGGCAAAgttcataattttcaagacCAAGCATGATGCAACTCATTGGAAAACTATAACCAAGACCATTGACTACCTTGAAAAATTGTGAACTATCTATGTTTAATCAAGGCTATGCAACCACATTTTCAATGTTTATTAGGCAAAAGCCTGCTAAAAACTTTTAACATTTCAAGGGATTAgcaacaaaaatcaaagaaagaaaactcaAGACGAATAAAAAAACTGACAACTGTGCAAGAAAGGAAAGTAAGTATTTTCAGAGTTTGGTACCTGAAATGATAAGTCAAGAGCCCAGAAATTCAAGTAGCCGGCATAGATTACCACCTTGACCATAACCCAAGAAAGAAGAATCCGAGGGTGCCCTTTTGGGCCTTATCAACGAGTGAGCATTAAAAACTTGACCAAAACAACAAGATTTGAGGAGTGATTGAATGGTATTAGAATAACAGAAAAGagcatatattttatttattttttatgcatGATTGAAAATGAACTGTAAAGAGATTGcaaaaaaaatgtgattttGATGAGCAGGTGGAGTacaaaaacaaatatgaaACTTTTAGGCAGAGATGGGACCCAATTTTAGGATATTGGAAATGCACTGTTGGAAAAATGCAACCATTTTCAAAGCTGGAAAAGATAGACTCTGGACATTGATATTACATATGATTATgtgtatttttcaaaaaacaaaCCTTGATAAACTtagaaagatttaaaaaaaaaaaaaaaaaagaaaagttcacCTACTAGAAGAGTTTATTGAAACAAGGATACGAGCCACTTAAGTCAAAGCTGAACTGGGtttggttttgatttgattttcgGGTTAGACAAAGctaaagaaaagggaaaaaaaaaactttttcgTTTGGAAAATTGCACGAGGGAATCTGGTCTTCAGCAGTGAAGTAAcgatatttcttttcttttttttttggtgaaaataAAACCGccagaaagggaaaaaaaaaaagaggaagaagaagagcagGATTAAGGTAGAAGAAAGATCTACAGCTATGAGCAAAGTAAAAGTGGAGAAGAAGAGATTAAGGAAGATATTAAAGAAGGCAGAAAGGGTCACATCGTTTGGTAGAGCAGGCCTGTAAGAAAATTAAATGTGAAATGGAGACATGGGATTGAAGAGAATGTGGGCAGGAAAGCAGCagagttaagagagagagtagctagagaagaagaagagcatAGCAATTAATGTAATTGTCGGAACAGATGGACTGGTTCTACCTTTTTTTGGCTTCacctttttattaatatttgtttttcatcAACGCTATAAAGAAGGGTATATCGCCTAAAACTGTAGAAATCAagtactttttctttcttttttttgtttttgtttttcaattgCAACCTACGTCTGTAGTTGTACTGTGCTTGCTTTGGATCCAATCAAGCACTAGAATTATTGTTGTTCAgcacaaaaactaaaaaaggaAAGTAGGAGAATCaatttctttccctttttcatcttttccaATTTTGTTTGCAAATTTTGtgtcttttcttccttttagaAGGTTTGAGGACATAggaattttatatattaatttctcataaaaacataaaacttataaaatgaGAGCTAAttgttttcccctttttttttaagtaatagTCACCTTGATATTCCCATagaaattatttcattttttacaatattaaaacaaattaaaaaatata from Theobroma cacao cultivar B97-61/B2 chromosome 5, Criollo_cocoa_genome_V2, whole genome shotgun sequence carries:
- the LOC18598994 gene encoding G-type lectin S-receptor-like serine/threonine-protein kinase SD3-1, producing the protein MLEQERFLYGSALLLCISLGSLLFGVVASEITLGSKLSVEEDNSWVSSNGDFAIGFYNHPDRPSQFGIGIRFNSKSIPVDKRTVVWVAGGDVSVSNNSYFQLQKNGELVLFDASQSQEQWTSKTSQLSVASAFLRDDGNLVLLNEKKDIVWQSFDYPTDTLLPGQRFYAFSTLRAAGQNDVSSLYTLYMNVSGQLQLRWESSIIYWSSGRPSHSNLTAVLTSSGSLQLVAPNLGPIWSVFGEDHDDTVRFRFLRLDVDGNLRIFSWVEVSQTWRSVWQAVENQCTVFATCYQQGICVFNASGSPVCTCPFHHTGQSNSKCLFSSQHDCKSGSIMVEQANMFLYGYYPVNDSISITSINQCKSMCLNDSSCTSVTFTNDGSAKCRMMKTPYVSGYSVPSLSSISFVKSCSDPIAADPIIPLKSPPQAQKESYKIWIPCLVGAASGTFVVFVVIQLAMGFYLHKRRNSYRRLASLAYSTPGSKCLIMLSFTEIKDLTGNFNHQIGPKMFKGALPNNQLVTVKELEATTEARKFRAAVSKIGSIYHKGLVKLEGYCCELDHRYLVYEFPKNGSVEKYIEDSTLAERLTWRKRMEICLSVGRAIFYLHTECREFLCHGNLKCENVVLDENFEAKVNEFGFRMLYGEASSHRASAEKDVEEFGKIVMTLVSGIKEVNDVVGWAYKEWLEGHPENVVDKRLEGEVDNEELERALRIAFWCLQTDERVKPSMGEVVKVLEGTLPVDPPPPPFTCWRSPREEEDSSELGSESET